The following are encoded in a window of Harmonia axyridis chromosome 7, icHarAxyr1.1, whole genome shotgun sequence genomic DNA:
- the LOC123685300 gene encoding uncharacterized protein LOC123685300 has protein sequence MMMRTNEMRASKTITSYSLRDHRMSDDIREECGILDVPTGMNPTLDMESCQNKLTDLLEAIKHFDTGNTTNEYTRISTRLIHIQRRLNFIITENETESQMIEQLKETAARALRSLEALVTADRPQPSNHPDGSLLDVEIPQSPGMSPIHPTKVAPLETSLITLDADDQPLPQVPIPQAATPKNKSKLAQVLNETRQECEDLLQHLPTMPVSQPQRQNVEQQEGPTHSRWTSSMRRVSFPHPTESIIDLNPRHDPQVKSTPTATVPIHKWNIYFDGTDSVIGFIEEIERLAESRKTFLEHVFKSIYELLRKDAKDWFIPRRGLFRNWDDFKTQLKEAFLPVNYEENLLDEIKKRMQGPDEKLLLYVTRMQNLFQKLTCNRPTESEQIRLIRQRLLPSLQRALAFQETTTYDELLKKGKVFEMVQWQMGHYTKPPVQPSLIDEPHLTYHQRRQQDYPANLSAISKNTRQRNHSTRQEAPTPSPSPKKGPSRPLTTARRIEDWNCSVSPGPDRPHLPSRPPEYSTNRTGNANTSQDRNGSPPERRVSSQTQCFRCGGYGHLRRDCRRTPKMFCSRCQRENILSRDCPCPQNRRGTTPSTSAGFLTTVIPIVSNDSWPLVEVHIEGKLFHALIDTGAAKSCCSQRVAQLCERNGIKGEKSTTEAVMVANGQTTAIPKMYHLGMVIADYALKNIEFLLVPNLPVDLILGIEMLKTYNFSLDIKNTECYLEGRRIPKAKQVGQEVIEVQTPEKHLQNRRGSHNKPVDSLSRNPLPTLNCVQLKETGIQCKWYKNKFQEVEKGPEHCPEYSIINGRLHRHFWDSSDAREAGTGHPWKLCIPTEQRTEVLKENHDSAGHLGIAKMIAKISRNYYWPGMFRDIAKYVRNCTSCQKFRVPQQQLAGKMQPRKMVDAPFKEVPVLRRRATTEMRMPGTPQSSVSSVRGRNTLARVERVVKRTTTQSTQTPPLCQLRTNQTTPAPRSVRIVGTMGNKVYLEVRPNTCWKCGKTCPSRQECRGPPLLFCSRCGLIGTQTRYCECVPRKLAPRPPATRSEQPARHPCARCTEREAMQRKMR, from the exons ATGATGATGCGTACTAACGAGATGAGGGCCTCAAAAACCATAACGAGTTATTCATTGAGAGATCACAGGATGAGCGACGACATCCGAGAGGAGTGTGGGATATTGGATGTG CCGACAGGAATGAACCCGACACTGGACATGGAGTCCTGTCAGAACAAACTCACCGACTTGCTGGAAGCCATTAAACACTTTGACACTGGGAACACCACAAATGAATATACTCGGATTTCAACAAGATTGATACACATTCAGAGAAGACTGAATTTTATTATCACTGAAAATGAAACCGAGTCACAGATGATAGAACAATTAAAGGAGACTGCAGCTCGGGCCTTGAGGTCATTGGAGGCACTAGTGACTGCAGACAGACCGCAGCCATCGAATCATCCGGATGGATCGCTTTTGGATGTAGAGATCCCACAGTCGCCGGGGATGTCTCCCATACATCCAACCAAGGTTGCACCACTGGAGACATCGTTGATAACATTGGACGCTGATGATCAGCCACTACCACAGGTTCCAATTCCCCAGGCTGCGACacctaaaaataaatcaaaattagcaCAGGTCCTGAATGAAACTAGACAGGAATGTGAAGATTTACTACAGCATTTACCAACAATGCCAGTTTCTCAACCACAGAGACAAAATGTGGAACAACAAGAGGGGCCAACTCATAGTAGGTGGACGAGCTCTATGAGAAGGGTGTCATTCCCCCATCCGACGGAATCGATAATAGATTTGAACCCCCGACATGACCCCCAAGTGAAGTCAACACCGACTGCAACGGTACCCAttcataaatggaatatttattttgatggcACTGATAGTGTGATTGGATTTATAGAAGAGATAGAGAGACTTGCTGAATCCCGAAAGACATTCTTAGAACATGTGTTCAAATCGATTTACGAACTTCTGCGAAAGGATGCCAAGGATTGGTTCATCCCCCGGAGGGGACTTTTCAGAAACTGGGACGACTTCAAGACTCAATTAAAAGAGGCATTCTTACCAGTCAACTATGAAGAGAACCTACTGGATGAAATCAAGAAGAGGATGCAAGGTCCTGATGAGAAGTTACTACTGTATGTCACCCGGATGCAAAATTTGTTCCAGAAGCTGACTTGCAATCGTCCCACTGAGAGTGAAcagattcgactgataagacagAGGTTATTGCCATCACTGCAACGGGCTTTGGCCTTTCAAGAGACCACCACGTATGATGAACTCCTGAAAAAgggaaaagtttttgaaatggTTCAATGGCAGATGGGACATTATACCAAACCACCGGTTCAACCCAGCCTCATCGATGAACCACATCTAACATATCATCAACGTCGTCAACAGGACTACCCGGCCAACCTCTCTGCAATTTCGAAGAATACTAGACAACGAAACCACAGTACTCGTCAGGAAGCTCCCACACCATCTCCATCTCCGAAGAAGGGCCCGTCAAGACCGCTAACCACAGCCAGAAGGATAGAAGACTGGAATTGCTCAGTATCCCCTGGACCAGATCGTCCCCATCTGCCCTCGAGGCCACCGGAATACTCGACCAACAGAACAGGAAATGCCAACACCTCCCAGGATCGTAATGGATCACCACCGGAGCGAAGAGTGTCCTCCCAGACACAATGCTTCAGATGCGGGGGATATGGCCACCTACGTCGAGACTGCCGAAGGACACCGAAAATGTTTTGCTCCCGATGTCAACGAGAGAATATCCTCTCACGAGACTGCCCATGTCCTCAAAACCGGAGAGGAACGACACCGTCAACTTCAGCTGGATTCCTAACTACAGTAATTCCTATCGTTAGCAACGACAGCTGGCCTCTGGTAGAAGTGCACATTGAGGGAAAGTTATTCCATGCATTGATAGACACTGGTGCGGCAAAGAGCTGCTGTAGTCAGAGGGTGGCCCAGCTGTGTGAAAGAAATGGAATCAAGGGAGAAAAATCAACGACTGAAGCTGTCATGGTAGCAAATGGACAAACTACAGCCATACCGAAGATGTATCACCTTGGAATGGTGATAGCCGATTATGCCCTGAAGAACATAGAATTCTTGCTTGTACCCAACTTACCAGTCGACTTAATCCTGGGAATAGAGATGCTGAAGACCTACAACTTCTCCCTGGATATCAAGAACACCGAATGTTATCTAGAAGGACGACGGATCCCCAAGGCTAAACAAGTTGGCCAAGAGGTCATAGAGGTGCAGACTCCCGAAAAACACCTCCAGAACCGAAGAGGATCCCACAACAAACCTGTGGACAGCCTGTCGAGAAATCCATTACCGACACTTAACTGTGTCCAACTGAAAGAGACAGGTATTCAATGTAAGTGGTATAAAAATAAGTTTCAGGAAGTAGAGAAAGGACCAGAGCACTGCCCCGAGTATTCCATCATCAATGGAAGATTGCACCGACACTTTTGGGATTCATCAGATGCCAGGGAAGCTGGAACAGGCCACCCATGGAAGCTCTGTATACCCACCGAACAGAGGACCGAAGTACTGAAAGAAAACCACGACTCTGCTGGGCATCTGGGAATAGCTAAGATGATTGCGAAGATCTCGCGGAATTATTACTGGCCAGGTATGTTTAGGGACATTGCGAAATATGTCCGGAACTGCACTTCGTGCCAAAAGTTCAGAGTACCCCAACAGCAACTGGCAGGAAAGATGCAACCTCGAaagatggtggatgcgccgtTCAAGGAAGTACCGGTGTTAAGGAGGAGAGCAACGACGGAGATGCGGATGCCCGGAACCCCCCAGAGCTCGGTATCGTCAGTGCGAGGGAGAAACACCCTAGCAAGAGTGGAGAGGGTGGTGAAACGTACCACTACACAGTCTACACAAACCCCCCCTTTGTGCCAGCTGCGTACCA atcaaacCACACCGGCCCCAAGGAGCGTTCGTATTGTAGGTACGATGGGAAATAAAGTGTACCTAGAGGTTAGGCCCAATACTTGCTGGAAGTGCGGCAAGACATGCCCCTCGCGGCAGGAGTGTCGAGGTCCACCACTCCTATTTTGCAGCAGATGTGGTTTGATAGGTACGCAGACCAGGTACTGCGAGTGCGTACCCAGGAAACTGGCCCCACGACCGCCAGCAACTAGGTCGGAACAACCAGCCAGGCATCCATGTGCAAGATGCACAGAAAGGGAGGCCATGCAGCGGAAAatgagatag